In the genome of Deferribacterota bacterium, one region contains:
- a CDS encoding Mur ligase family protein, translating to MVQNNSFACFISKKIEMRSMSLSLARIEKALNEISFNEKDLGFIIHVAGTNGKGTTVYFISNMLINSGYNVASFYSPHIEKINERIVYNNENISSDELEDIYKQLAKVIIKYDLTYFETLTLIAFYYFSKQKPDYTVIETGLGGRLDATNVLVNKLPVITNISYDHPHILGRKIYKIIDEKLAIVKNNNVVFVGNNEKFIRDYILEKLVYKKVFFTSYNYELINNVINTLPKVDKYSYPYPYYYDFLLALRIFNYLTNRVYDGKAIELPLCRFERFGNIIFDGTHTINGLLQLFKNFNSNSKTSVLFSLTKERNLEKFIAVLTKYSNNIVLTTIPFNNRSISIDTLNNIDTYKQKKLKFIGDPLKGLTYLNREEKQTILVTGSFYLCAYLRGQVIKK from the coding sequence ATGGTACAGAATAACTCTTTTGCATGTTTTATCTCAAAGAAGATTGAAATGAGAAGTATGAGTCTATCCTTAGCAAGGATTGAAAAAGCGTTAAATGAGATTTCTTTTAATGAAAAGGATTTGGGCTTTATAATACATGTGGCTGGGACAAATGGAAAGGGTACCACTGTTTATTTTATTTCTAATATGTTAATAAATAGCGGTTATAATGTAGCATCATTTTATTCACCACATATTGAAAAAATAAATGAAAGAATTGTATATAATAATGAAAATATAAGCTCTGATGAACTTGAGGACATATATAAACAATTGGCAAAAGTAATTATAAAATATGATTTAACCTATTTTGAGACGTTAACCCTTATTGCGTTTTATTATTTTTCAAAACAAAAACCTGACTATACAGTTATTGAGACAGGTTTGGGGGGTAGGCTAGATGCTACAAATGTGTTAGTTAATAAGCTACCTGTTATAACAAATATATCCTATGATCATCCCCATATACTTGGCAGAAAAATATATAAGATAATTGATGAAAAACTTGCTATTGTTAAAAACAACAATGTAGTATTTGTTGGGAATAACGAGAAATTTATAAGGGATTATATTTTAGAAAAACTAGTTTATAAGAAAGTTTTTTTTACTTCTTATAATTATGAATTAATAAATAATGTGATAAATACATTGCCTAAAGTTGATAAATATTCTTATCCATACCCATACTATTATGATTTCTTGTTAGCTTTGCGAATTTTTAATTATTTAACTAATAGGGTATATGATGGCAAGGCTATAGAATTGCCACTATGTAGATTTGAAAGGTTTGGAAATATTATTTTTGATGGAACACACACAATAAATGGCCTACTACAACTCTTTAAAAACTTTAATAGTAATAGTAAGACCAGCGTCTTATTTTCATTAACAAAGGAGAGAAACTTAGAAAAATTTATTGCAGTTTTAACAAAATACTCAAATAATATAGTTTTAACAACTATTCCATTTAATAATAGATCTATTAGTATTGATACATTAAATAACATTGACACATATAAGCAAAAAAAATTAAAATTTATAGGAGATCCATTAAAGGGACTTACCTATTTAAATAGAGAAGAGAAGCAGACTATACTTGTGACTGGATCATTTTATCTATGTGCTTATTTGAGAGGTCAGGTAATTAAAAAATGA